The DNA region TAGTTTCGAAACCGATGCAACGAAGCATTGCGGTTGCGGCAAGCTTCTTCTTACGGTCGATAATGAGGTAAAGGACGTCGCCTTCGGTGTTGAATTCCACCCAAGCACCGCGGTGCGGGATAATGCGGCTCTTGTAGTCAGTACGGCCGGTGGGCTGGAGTTCGTCAGAGAAGCTAACGCCATAAGAACGGTGCAACTGAGAAACGACAACGCGTTCAGCGCCATTGACGATGAACGTACCATTTTCAGTCATGATCGGGAGTTCGCAAACCAGAACGTCATTCTTGACTTCTTCCTTGAGCTTGCGATCTTCGCCATCTTCTTCGAAAATCTGAAGAGACAGAGTTGCGAAGAGTTCCATGGAATACGTGAGTCCGCGTTCGCGGCACTCGGGGATGCTGTATTTCGGGATACCGAAATAATATCCTTCGTAGTTCAGGGAGAAAAGACCCTTAACATCTGTAATCGGGAAGATATCCTTAAACACGCGCTGCAGACCAACGGTCAGGCGCTTTTCTTGGGGGATATCCTTCTGAAGGAATTGCTCGTACGAAGCCTTCTGGACTTCGATCAGGTACGGGAGTTCCAGCTGGAACTTGTTGGAGGAATAGCTTTTTCGCTCCGTCGTCATTTGAAATACCTCATCCGGTGAAGAGCTTTTTTTTGTCGAAAAATAGCAAAAAAATCTCTATACACCAAAAGCCCACACATAAAGTGCAGGCATTTGGCGTACTAAAGATTTAGTGAAGTGAAAGCATTACTTCAGTGCAACCTTGGCACCGAGGTCTTCCAGTTCCTTCTTGAGCTTTTCAGCGTCAGCCTTCGGCATTGCTTCCTTAACGACGCTGTTGGCCTTCTCGACGAGGTCCTTAGCTTCCTTAAGGCCGAGACCGGTGATAGCGCGGACAGCCTTGAGGACGTCCATCTTCTTAGCACCGCATTCGACGAGGATAACGTCGAATTCAGTCTTAGCTTCTTCTGCGGGAGCAGCAGCAGCAGCCATAACTACAGCACCACCTGCAGCAGCTTCAATGCCGTGGGTTTCCTTGAGGTAGTCAGCGAGAGCCTTAGCTTCGAGAAGAGTGAGAGCAACAATCTGATCGCCCAATGCCTTAATATCAGTTGCCATAATGTGTATCTCCAATTATTCCGTTTAAATGTTTGGATTTGTGGTTTGTTAATTAAGCTTCCGGAGCGGCTTCTGCAGCCGGTGCTTCGGAGGAACCCTCTTCCAGCTTTTCCTGGAGAGTCTTGATCTGACCGGCGATGGTAGAACCCGGGCCCAGAGCCATAGAGACGATCATTGCGATCATGCCCTTACGATCCGGAATCTTAGCCAGGTTAACAACTTCGGTACCAGGCATCGGCTTTCCGTCGAGGAAGATGCTCTTGGAGATCAAGAAGTCGGGGTTTGCTTTATGGAATGCTTCGATTTCGCGAGCAGGCAGAAGCGGGTCTTCTTCGAAACCAACCATCACAGAAGTTGCGCCGGTCAGTTGTTCGTCAAGACCTTCGACCTTCAGAGCAGCGAGTACGCGCTTGAGAAGAGTATTCTTCACAGCCTTGTACTTGACACCCTTAGAGGTCAGTGCCTTACGGAGGGCATTGTCCTTATCAACGGTCATACCCTGATAGTTGAGCAGATAGACAGCGGTAGCACCCTGGAAGGATTCTACGATAGCGT from Fibrobacter sp. UWEL includes:
- the rplL gene encoding 50S ribosomal protein L7/L12, producing the protein MATDIKALGDQIVALTLLEAKALADYLKETHGIEAAAGGAVVMAAAAAPAEEAKTEFDVILVECGAKKMDVLKAVRAITGLGLKEAKDLVEKANSVVKEAMPKADAEKLKKELEDLGAKVALK
- the rplJ gene encoding 50S ribosomal protein L10, whose amino-acid sequence is MKAVVKKQQTVDAIVESFQGATAVYLLNYQGMTVDKDNALRKALTSKGVKYKAVKNTLLKRVLAALKVEGLDEQLTGATSVMVGFEEDPLLPAREIEAFHKANPDFLISKSIFLDGKPMPGTEVVNLAKIPDRKGMIAMIVSMALGPGSTIAGQIKTLQEKLEEGSSEAPAAEAAPEA